A region of Triticum urartu cultivar G1812 unplaced genomic scaffold, Tu2.1 TuUngrouped_contig_6817, whole genome shotgun sequence DNA encodes the following proteins:
- the LOC125531117 gene encoding uncharacterized protein LOC125531117, with the protein MAPPAVPVRPSALAGSPRSGHPDWVLLSKTGRISDDRHETTAGCRTAEGQAVEVSFCLADPPAVSHFSVHCPGLEGDDYSDTPPLLICAEGAFVLFSVTLNVPEWGSVHHFVYSARGPSGNRPSLHLLPEPDPEVPAFQSQQFGILPCGGGHFAVAFLDRNWIDHRDCWDYRAYVFSTTRAWSRTKPSMPRLSESDKELLDRHYSCKQITVGESSLGWVDLLCGIVLLCNLFDKRPVIKYIPLPASRVPLADEDGVTDIAAEHLCDVSSCGDLIKFVQIDFDEPDYGSSGIAWKATT; encoded by the coding sequence ATGGCGCCCCCCGCCGTTCCCGTCCGGCCCTCCGCCCTGGCGGGCTCGCCGCGCTCCGGCCACCCCGACTGGGTCTTACTCAGCAAGACGGGACGCATCTCCGACGACCGGCACGAGACCACCGCCGGGTGCCGCACGGCGGAGGGCCAGGCCGTCGAGGTGTCCTTCTGCCTCGCCGACCCGCCGGCCGTCTCCCACTTCTCCGTCCACTGCCCCGGCCTCGAGGGCGACGACTACTCCGACACCCCGCCCTTGCTCATCTGCGCCGAGGGGGCCTTCGTGCTCTTCTCCGTCACCCTCAACGTCCCCGAGTGGGGCTCCGTCCACCACTTCGTCTACTCCGCCCGCGGCCCGTCCGGCAACCGCCCGTCGCTGCACCTGCTCCCGGAGCCGGACCCTGAGGTGCCAGCCTTCCAGTCCCAGCAGTTCGGCATCCTGCCCTGCGGCGGCGGCCACTTCGCCGTGGCTTTCCTCGATCGCAACTGGATTGACCATCGTGACTGCTGGGACTATCGCGCCTACGTCTTCTCCACCACGCGGGCATGGAGCAGAACCAAGCCGTCCATGCCGCGCTTGTCCGAGTCTGACAAAGAGTTGCTCGATAGGCATTACAGCTGCAAGCAGATCACTGTCGGAGAAAGCTCGCTGGGCTGGGTTGATCTCTTGTGTGGCATTGTCCTCCTCTGCAACCTCTTCGACAAGCGTCCCGTCATCAAGTACATCCCGTTGCCCGCGTCCAGGGTTCCCCTCGCTGACGAGGACGGTGTCACGGACATCGCCGCGGAACATCTATGCGATGTCTCATCCTGCGGCGATCTCATCAAGTTTGTCCAGATAGATTTCGATGAACCTGACTACGGAAGCAGTGGCATCGCTTGGAAAGCCACCACATGA